GAAGCTATCAAATCCCTTCCTGGGATGGAACGAAAACTCATACCGTAAGCCGTGATATCCGGGAACTGGAAAAAGGAATTCATCCCATCCGGATCCGTGCCGGACTTCCCGATTATTCCGATGAAGCTTACGGGAATAAGGAGGAGATGCGAAAGCTTTTGAAACGGGAACGGCAAATCGAATTCATGTGTGAAGGACATCGCTATTACGACCTGCGTCGCTGGTTGGATGCGCCGGTAGAAGAATCCACTCCTATTTATGGATGCAATACCCTGATGACAAAAGACCAGGCGGAACTATTCCATACACCCGTAGCCGTTACCTTCCTTCCGACCAACTTTACGGAAAAGACTTACTTTTGGCCGATTCCCAAAGAAGAATTAAAACGCAACCATCGTTTGGTACAAAACCCGGGCTGGGATACCTATGATTAATTTAAAATTTGAATCAATTATGAAGAACATATTTTATAAATACTTGATCGCAATAGCCGTATTGCTTACTCTTAGTGCTTGCAATGAAGAATGGGAAGACGAACAGTTCCAACATTACGTGTCCTTTAAGGCTCCCCTGGACCTGGCTACGGGTTCCACCAATATTTACATCCGCTACAATCCGGGAGGAAAAGTAACCTATAAGCTACCTCTTGTCGTGAGCGGTTCTACAACGCATGAGAGTGACATGAACGTGCATGTGGGGTTAGATTTGGATACCTTGGCCAATATCAACAAGGAGCATTACAACCTGCGTGAAGACTTGTATTACCGGGTATTGGAGGAGGACCAGTACGAATTTGCAGAAACGACCTTGATCCCCGCCGGGGAAGATGTGGTATTGTTGGATTTAAACTTTACCTTGGGGGATATCGACTTGGTAGACAAATGGGTACTGCCTTTGACTATCAAAGAAGACCCTTCTTACGATTATGAAGCTAATCCCCGTAAGAACTACAGTAAAGCCATTCTTCGCGTTGTTCCGTTCAACGATTATTCGGGTATTTACACTTCAGGAAACGTGAACGTATATGTGGAAGGAACATCAAGCGATCCCATGACGATAAATACCCGTAGTAGCTATGTGGTAGACGACAAGACTATTTTCTTCTATGCCGGCTTGCAGGATGAAGATTTATTGGAGCGACACTGCTATAAGATTATGGTTACCTTTAATGAGGACGGAACGTTGACGCTAAAGGCGGAAGATCCGAATATCAACTTTAAGGTGGACGGTACGCCTACGTATGAAGTCTCGGAAAGAGTGGACGATACATTGCCTTACTTGTTACATCGCTATGTAACGTTAAAGGTAGCATATCAATTTGAGGATTATACTACTGTACCCGGTACCCGTATTGCTTATAAAGCCAGCGGAAGTATGACTATGGAGCGTAAGATTAATACTCAGATTCCGGATGAAGACCAGGCTATTGAATGGTAGTATTGTAATATACTATCTATTTATAGCGGATGTAAATTGAACTGGAAGAGGGTGTATCAAAAGTTGCCCCGTCTGTCATTCTGAACCTAAAGGTTAAAGGATCTCC
The genomic region above belongs to Parabacteroides pacaensis and contains:
- a CDS encoding DUF4973 domain-containing protein translates to MKNIFYKYLIAIAVLLTLSACNEEWEDEQFQHYVSFKAPLDLATGSTNIYIRYNPGGKVTYKLPLVVSGSTTHESDMNVHVGLDLDTLANINKEHYNLREDLYYRVLEEDQYEFAETTLIPAGEDVVLLDLNFTLGDIDLVDKWVLPLTIKEDPSYDYEANPRKNYSKAILRVVPFNDYSGIYTSGNVNVYVEGTSSDPMTINTRSSYVVDDKTIFFYAGLQDEDLLERHCYKIMVTFNEDGTLTLKAEDPNINFKVDGTPTYEVSERVDDTLPYLLHRYVTLKVAYQFEDYTTVPGTRIAYKASGSMTMERKINTQIPDEDQAIEW